From the genome of Streptomyces sp. NBC_01341, one region includes:
- the ftsX gene encoding permease-like cell division protein FtsX has product MRAQFVLSEIGVGLRRNLTMTFAVVVSVALSLALFGGALLMREQVSSMKTYWYDKVNVSIFLCNKNDAKDVPKCAKGAVTAEQKNEIKADLEKMDVVEKPVQFETVDEAYKHYQEQFGDSPMAGNITPDQMQESFRVKLKDPQKYKVVATAFAGRDGVQSVQDQRSILDNLFGLMNGMNVAAVFLMALMLVIALMLIVNTVRVSAFSRRRETGIMRLVGASGFYIQMPFIMEAAFAGLIGGLLACVILLAARYFLIDGGLALQEKLNLIEFIGWDAVLTKLPLVIAIGLLMPAVAALFALRKYLKV; this is encoded by the coding sequence ATGCGCGCCCAGTTCGTCCTGTCGGAGATCGGCGTCGGTCTTCGTCGCAACCTCACGATGACCTTCGCGGTCGTGGTCTCCGTCGCCCTTTCGCTCGCCCTGTTCGGCGGCGCGCTGCTGATGCGCGAGCAGGTCAGCTCGATGAAGACCTACTGGTACGACAAGGTCAACGTCTCGATCTTCCTCTGCAACAAGAACGACGCCAAGGACGTGCCCAAGTGCGCCAAGGGCGCCGTCACGGCGGAGCAGAAGAACGAGATCAAGGCCGATCTCGAGAAGATGGACGTCGTCGAGAAGCCGGTCCAGTTCGAGACGGTCGACGAGGCGTACAAGCACTACCAGGAGCAGTTCGGCGACTCCCCGATGGCCGGCAACATCACGCCGGACCAGATGCAGGAGTCGTTCCGGGTCAAGCTCAAGGACCCGCAGAAGTACAAGGTGGTCGCCACGGCCTTCGCAGGCCGTGACGGGGTGCAGTCCGTACAGGACCAGCGCAGCATCCTGGACAACCTCTTCGGACTGATGAACGGCATGAACGTGGCCGCCGTCTTCCTGATGGCACTGATGCTGGTCATCGCGCTGATGCTCATCGTGAACACCGTCCGGGTCTCGGCGTTCAGCCGGAGACGTGAGACGGGCATCATGCGGCTGGTAGGGGCCTCGGGCTTCTACATCCAGATGCCGTTCATCATGGAGGCCGCCTTCGCCGGTCTCATCGGCGGACTGCTCGCCTGCGTCATCCTGCTCGCGGCCCGCTACTTCCTGATCGACGGCGGTCTCGCGCTGCAGGAGAAGCTGAACCTGATCGAGTTCATCGGCTGGGACGCGGTGCTCACGAAGCTGCCCCTGGTCATCGCGATCGGGCTGCTGATGCCCGCCGTTGCGGCTCTCTTCGCTCTGCGCAAGTACCTCAAGGTGTGA
- the smpB gene encoding SsrA-binding protein SmpB, which yields MAKEKDTGRKMIAQNKKARHDYHVLDTYECGLVLMGTEVKSLRMGRASLVDGFVQIDNHEAWLHNIHVPEYVQGTWTNHAAKRKRKLLLHRAEIDKLESKSQETGHTIVPLALYFKDGRVKVEIALAKGKKEFDKRQTLREKQDTRETNRAIAAARRRQRQG from the coding sequence ATGGCCAAGGAAAAAGACACCGGGCGCAAGATGATCGCGCAGAACAAGAAGGCGCGGCACGACTACCACGTCCTCGACACCTACGAGTGCGGTCTCGTGCTCATGGGCACCGAGGTCAAGTCGCTGCGGATGGGCAGGGCGTCGCTGGTCGACGGCTTCGTCCAGATCGACAACCACGAGGCGTGGCTCCACAACATCCACGTCCCCGAGTACGTGCAGGGCACCTGGACCAACCACGCGGCCAAGCGCAAGCGCAAGCTGCTCCTGCACCGGGCCGAGATCGACAAGCTGGAGTCCAAGTCGCAGGAGACCGGCCACACGATCGTGCCGCTCGCCCTGTACTTCAAGGACGGCAGGGTCAAGGTCGAGATCGCGCTCGCGAAGGGCAAGAAGGAGTTCGACAAGCGCCAGACGCTGCGTGAGAAGCAGGACACGCGGGAGACGAACCGCGCGATCGCGGCGGCCCGCCGGCGCCAGCGCCAGGGGTAG
- a CDS encoding serine/threonine-protein kinase: MRPVGSKYLLEEPLGRGATGTVWRARQRETAGAEAAVAGQPGETVAIKVLKEELANDADVVMRFLRERSVLLRLTHANIVRTRDLVVEGDLLALVMDLVDGPDLHRYLRENGPLTPVAASLLTAQIADALAASHADGVVHRDLKPANVLLDERNGEMHPMLTDFGIARLADSPGLTRTHEFVGTPAYVAPESAEGRPQTSAVDIYGAGILLYELVTGRPPFAGGSALEVLHRHLSEEPRRPGNVPEPLWTVIERCLRKDPDQRPSAVSLARALRAVGAGVGVHANSAQIAAAEGVGALLAPDPAPAAVPGTPGAADLTQVLPGNAGSYDPAAPTSVMQQTAGAGGQADPTAMMPPVPPHPDGPPRPDEPHPWQSQLRAARDRNEQTQVQYLDPSQDPLRRRPQRQQQAQQQPQHQQRPQHQQYPQQQQQQQQRQQQPQRYSQPQQQSQRQQYAPPQRPAPQPPAPRQPRQRSANPMRIPGLGCLKGCLFSVVLLIVAAWLIWELTPLQDWVAQGQSFWSAIGDGIDKVTKWFEDLGSGSGSSSGSTGQ, translated from the coding sequence GTGCGGCCGGTAGGCAGCAAGTACCTGCTCGAGGAGCCGCTGGGACGCGGCGCCACGGGCACCGTCTGGCGAGCCCGCCAGCGGGAGACCGCGGGCGCCGAGGCGGCCGTCGCCGGGCAGCCCGGCGAGACCGTTGCGATCAAGGTGCTCAAGGAGGAGCTGGCCAACGACGCGGACGTCGTGATGCGGTTCCTGCGCGAGCGCTCCGTGCTGCTGCGGCTCACCCACGCGAACATCGTCCGGACCCGGGACCTCGTGGTCGAGGGCGATCTCCTCGCTCTGGTGATGGACCTGGTCGACGGTCCCGACCTGCACCGTTACCTGCGCGAGAACGGTCCGCTCACCCCGGTCGCCGCCTCGCTGCTCACGGCGCAGATCGCGGACGCGCTCGCCGCCAGTCACGCCGACGGCGTGGTCCACCGCGATCTCAAGCCGGCCAACGTGCTCCTCGACGAGCGCAACGGCGAGATGCACCCGATGCTCACCGACTTCGGCATCGCCCGTCTCGCGGACTCCCCGGGGCTGACCCGCACCCACGAGTTCGTCGGCACCCCGGCGTACGTGGCACCGGAGTCCGCCGAGGGCCGCCCGCAGACCTCCGCCGTGGACATCTACGGCGCGGGCATCCTGCTGTACGAGCTGGTCACCGGCCGACCCCCCTTCGCCGGGGGCTCCGCACTCGAAGTCCTGCACCGGCACCTCAGCGAGGAGCCCAGACGCCCCGGCAACGTGCCGGAGCCGCTGTGGACCGTCATCGAGCGCTGCCTGCGCAAGGACCCGGACCAGCGGCCCAGCGCCGTCAGCCTGGCCCGCGCGCTGCGTGCCGTCGGTGCCGGCGTCGGAGTGCACGCGAACTCGGCGCAGATCGCGGCCGCCGAGGGCGTCGGTGCCCTGCTCGCCCCCGACCCGGCCCCCGCCGCCGTGCCCGGGACCCCCGGCGCCGCCGACCTCACGCAGGTGCTGCCCGGGAACGCGGGCTCGTACGACCCGGCCGCCCCGACCAGCGTCATGCAGCAGACCGCGGGTGCGGGCGGCCAGGCCGACCCGACGGCGATGATGCCGCCCGTGCCGCCGCATCCGGACGGCCCCCCGCGTCCCGACGAGCCGCACCCGTGGCAGTCCCAGCTCAGGGCGGCCCGCGACCGCAACGAGCAGACGCAGGTCCAGTACCTCGACCCGAGCCAGGATCCGCTGCGCCGCCGCCCCCAGCGCCAGCAGCAGGCGCAGCAGCAGCCCCAGCATCAGCAGCGCCCCCAGCACCAGCAGTACCCGCAACAGCAACAGCAACAGCAACAGCGGCAGCAGCAGCCCCAGCGCTACAGCCAGCCGCAGCAGCAGTCCCAGCGGCAGCAGTACGCGCCGCCGCAGCGCCCCGCTCCGCAGCCGCCGGCACCGCGCCAGCCGAGGCAGCGCAGTGCCAACCCGATGCGCATCCCGGGCCTCGGCTGCCTCAAGGGGTGCCTGTTCTCGGTGGTGCTGCTGATCGTCGCCGCCTGGCTCATCTGGGAACTGACGCCGCTTCAGGACTGGGTCGCCCAGGGGCAGAGCTTCTGGAGCGCCATAGGAGACGGCATCGACAAGGTCACCAAGTGGTTCGAGGACCTCGGGAGCGGCTCGGGCAGCTCCAGCGGGTCCACCGGCCAGTAG
- a CDS encoding S41 family peptidase has product MPGPAHHLKSRGLRRGAALTLVFASVLATAAATGSLPREGEEGTEIKARAVSSTVGSVDREEIAEAVADAEADGKSGKDAAEEVVSRSGDRWGAVYDEREYEDFERSLDGSYTGVGVSARRSVHGDVTVTGVQPGGPADRAGVRKGDVLRTVDGRPVGKRPVAEVVALLRGDRTGAAEGTSVALGLSRGGRAWSAELRRARLTTDPVSVRRLGASPSAAVLIKVAAFTKGAGTAVRDAVDDVPGDAGILLDLRANSGGLVTEAVTASSAFLDGGLVATYDVHGEQRALYAEPGGDTERPVVVLVDGGTMSAAELLTGALQDRGRAVTVGSRTFGKGSVQMPSKLPGGSVAELTVGHYRTPAGRSVEGRGITPDVGAGPEAQQRGETVLSGLGGGS; this is encoded by the coding sequence ATGCCGGGCCCTGCGCACCACCTGAAATCCCGCGGCCTCCGACGCGGGGCGGCCCTGACGTTGGTCTTCGCGAGCGTGCTGGCCACGGCGGCGGCCACGGGGTCGCTGCCCCGCGAGGGCGAGGAGGGCACGGAGATAAAGGCCCGTGCCGTCTCCTCGACCGTCGGGTCCGTGGACCGCGAGGAGATCGCCGAGGCGGTCGCCGACGCCGAGGCCGACGGGAAATCGGGCAAGGACGCGGCCGAGGAGGTCGTCAGCCGCAGCGGGGACCGCTGGGGCGCCGTCTACGACGAGCGCGAGTACGAGGACTTCGAGCGGTCCCTGGACGGTTCCTACACCGGGGTGGGCGTCTCCGCCCGCCGGTCGGTCCACGGGGACGTCACCGTCACGGGCGTACAGCCGGGCGGTCCCGCGGACCGCGCGGGCGTGCGCAAGGGCGACGTGCTGCGCACGGTCGACGGCCGCCCGGTCGGGAAGCGCCCCGTCGCCGAGGTCGTGGCGTTGCTGCGCGGGGACCGCACCGGTGCGGCCGAGGGGACCTCGGTGGCCCTCGGGCTGAGCCGCGGTGGCCGTGCCTGGAGCGCGGAGCTGCGCCGGGCCCGGCTCACCACGGACCCGGTCAGCGTCCGCAGGCTCGGCGCGAGCCCCTCCGCCGCCGTGCTGATCAAGGTCGCGGCCTTCACCAAGGGTGCGGGCACGGCGGTCCGCGACGCCGTGGACGACGTCCCGGGGGACGCCGGGATCCTCCTCGACCTCCGGGCCAATTCCGGCGGGCTGGTCACCGAGGCCGTGACCGCCTCCTCCGCCTTCCTGGACGGGGGGCTCGTCGCCACCTACGACGTGCACGGGGAGCAGCGCGCGCTGTACGCCGAGCCGGGCGGGGACACCGAGCGGCCGGTCGTCGTCCTGGTGGACGGCGGGACGATGAGCGCGGCCGAGCTGCTGACCGGTGCGCTGCAGGACCGGGGGCGGGCGGTGACCGTGGGGTCGCGCACCTTCGGCAAGGGCTCCGTGCAGATGCCCAGCAAGCTGCCGGGGGGTTCGGTGGCCGAGCTGACCGTCGGCCACTACCGCACCCCCGCCGGCCGGAGCGTCGAGGGAAGGGGCATCACGCCGGACGTCGGGGCGGGCCCGGAGGCCCAGCAGCGGGGCGAGACGGTATTGAGTGGCCTCGGGGGTGGGTCGTAG
- the prfB gene encoding peptide chain release factor 2, with protein sequence MAVVDISEELKSLSSTMGSIEAVLDLDSLRTDIAALEEQAAAPSLWDDPEAAQKITSKLSHLQAEVRKTEALRGRIDDLEVLFELAEDEGDADALAEAESELQSVRKALDEMEVRTLLSGEYDAREALVTIRAEAGGVDAADFAEKLQRMYLRWAERHNYKTEVYETAYAEEAGIKSTTFAVEVPYAYGTLSVEQGTHRLVRISPFDNQGRRQTSFAGVEVLPVVEQTDHVEIDESELRVDVYRSSGPGGQGVNTTDSAVRLTHLPTGIVVSCQNERSQIQNKASAMNVLQAKLLERRRQEEQAKMNALKGDGGNSWGNQMRSYVLHPYQMVKDLRTEFEMGNPEAVFNGEIDGFVEAGIRWRKQSEK encoded by the coding sequence GTGGCAGTCGTCGATATTTCCGAAGAGCTGAAGTCCCTCTCCTCGACCATGGGGTCGATCGAGGCCGTCCTGGACCTCGATTCGCTGAGGACCGACATCGCCGCGCTCGAGGAGCAGGCGGCGGCGCCGTCCCTCTGGGACGACCCGGAGGCGGCACAGAAGATCACCAGCAAGCTTTCGCACCTCCAGGCCGAGGTCCGCAAGACCGAGGCACTGCGCGGTCGCATCGACGACCTCGAGGTGCTCTTCGAGCTGGCCGAGGACGAGGGCGACGCGGACGCCCTCGCGGAGGCGGAGTCCGAGCTGCAGTCGGTCCGCAAGGCGCTGGACGAGATGGAGGTCCGCACACTCCTGTCCGGCGAGTACGACGCCCGGGAGGCACTGGTCACCATCCGGGCCGAGGCCGGCGGCGTCGACGCCGCGGACTTCGCGGAGAAGCTCCAGCGCATGTACCTCCGCTGGGCCGAGCGGCACAACTACAAGACCGAGGTCTACGAGACGGCGTACGCGGAAGAGGCCGGCATCAAGTCGACCACCTTCGCGGTCGAGGTCCCGTACGCCTACGGCACGCTCTCCGTCGAGCAGGGCACCCACCGGCTCGTCCGTATCTCGCCCTTCGACAACCAGGGCCGCCGCCAGACCTCCTTCGCGGGTGTCGAGGTGCTGCCCGTCGTCGAACAGACGGACCACGTCGAGATCGACGAGTCCGAACTCCGCGTGGACGTCTACCGCTCCTCCGGCCCCGGTGGCCAGGGCGTCAACACCACGGACTCCGCGGTGCGCCTGACCCACCTGCCGACCGGCATCGTCGTCTCCTGTCAGAACGAGCGCTCGCAGATCCAGAACAAGGCGTCCGCGATGAACGTCCTCCAGGCGAAGCTCCTCGAGCGCCGCCGCCAGGAGGAGCAGGCCAAGATGAACGCCCTCAAGGGCGACGGCGGCAACTCCTGGGGCAACCAGATGCGGTCGTACGTCCTGCACCCGTACCAGATGGTCAAGGACCTGCGTACGGAATTCGAGATGGGCAACCCCGAAGCGGTCTTCAACGGCGAGATCGACGGCTTCGTGGAGGCCGGCATCCGCTGGCGCAAGCAGAGCGAGAAGTAG
- a CDS encoding LPXTG cell wall anchor domain-containing protein, with translation MTKKTRIRVARIAAGAVIAAGASLTAAGAAQAVGINIGVDADVTGVSVQAGAADGGLIDGGTTDGGTADGGTTDGGTTDGGTTDGGTVAGGVDNGGTSDGGTTDGGTTDGGTTDGGTTDGGTTDGGTTDGGTTDGGTTDGGTTDGGTTDGGTTDGGTTDGGTTDGGTTDGGTTDGGTTDGGTTDGGTTDGGTTDGGTTDGGTDGGTTGSVTGGEDGGTDSGAGTCTVDLDGAACADNTDTDSVGNQPVEQGKGKDELAETGAAETTFLLLGAATMIAGGIGFRFLPRLAGSGRTAA, from the coding sequence ATGACGAAGAAGACGCGAATCCGCGTCGCGCGTATAGCCGCGGGCGCGGTTATCGCAGCAGGCGCCTCGCTCACCGCAGCGGGCGCCGCCCAGGCCGTCGGAATCAACATCGGTGTGGACGCCGACGTGACCGGTGTCAGCGTGCAGGCCGGCGCCGCCGATGGCGGCCTGATCGACGGTGGCACCACCGATGGCGGGACGGCCGACGGTGGGACCACGGACGGTGGCACGACCGACGGTGGGACGACCGACGGCGGCACTGTGGCCGGCGGTGTCGACAACGGCGGCACCAGCGACGGCGGCACCACCGATGGTGGGACCACGGACGGCGGGACCACCGATGGTGGCACCACGGACGGTGGCACCACCGATGGCGGGACGACCGACGGTGGCACCACCGATGGCGGGACCACGGACGGCGGGACCACCGATGGTGGCACCACGGACGGTGGCACCACCGATGGCGGGACCACGGACGGTGGCACCACCGATGGCGGGACGACCGACGGTGGCACCACCGATGGCGGGACGACCGACGGCGGGACCACCGATGGTGGCACCACGGACGGTGGCACGACCGATGGTGGCACCACGGACGGTGGCACGGACGGCGGGACCACCGGTTCCGTGACCGGTGGCGAGGACGGTGGCACCGACAGCGGCGCTGGCACCTGCACCGTCGACCTCGACGGCGCGGCCTGCGCCGACAACACCGACACGGACAGTGTCGGCAACCAGCCGGTCGAGCAGGGCAAGGGCAAGGACGAGCTCGCCGAGACCGGTGCGGCCGAGACCACCTTCCTGCTGCTCGGCGCCGCGACGATGATCGCCGGTGGCATCGGCTTCCGCTTCCTGCCGCGTCTCGCCGGCAGCGGTCGTACGGCCGCCTGA
- the ftsE gene encoding cell division ATP-binding protein FtsE, which produces MIRFDSVSKTYPKQSRPALRDVSLDIEKGEFVFLVGSSGSGKSTFMRLILREERASQGMVHVLGKDLARLSNWKVPQMRRQLGTVFQDFRLLPNKTVAENVAFAQEVIGKPRGEIRKAVPQVLDLVGLGGKEDRMPGELSGGEQQRVAIARAFVNRPMLLIADEPTGNLDPQTSVGIMKLLDRINRTGTTVIMATHDQNIVDQMRKRVIELEQGRLVRDQARGVYGYQH; this is translated from the coding sequence GTGATCCGATTCGACAGCGTCTCCAAGACCTACCCGAAGCAGAGCCGTCCAGCTCTCCGGGACGTCTCACTCGACATCGAGAAGGGCGAGTTCGTCTTCCTGGTGGGCTCCTCAGGCTCCGGCAAGTCCACCTTCATGCGCCTCATCCTCCGGGAGGAGCGCGCCAGTCAGGGCATGGTCCACGTGCTCGGCAAGGACCTCGCGCGGCTGTCCAACTGGAAGGTGCCGCAGATGCGCCGCCAGCTGGGCACGGTCTTCCAGGACTTCCGGCTCCTCCCGAACAAGACCGTCGCCGAGAACGTCGCCTTCGCGCAGGAGGTCATCGGCAAGCCCCGCGGCGAGATCCGCAAAGCCGTGCCCCAGGTCCTCGACCTCGTCGGTCTCGGGGGCAAGGAGGACCGGATGCCCGGCGAGCTCTCCGGTGGTGAGCAGCAACGTGTGGCGATCGCCCGGGCCTTCGTCAACCGTCCCATGCTGCTGATCGCGGACGAGCCGACGGGCAACCTGGACCCGCAGACCTCCGTGGGCATCATGAAGCTGCTGGACCGGATCAACCGGACCGGCACGACCGTGATCATGGCGACCCACGACCAGAACATCGTCGACCAGATGCGCAAGCGCGTCATCGAGCTCGAGCAGGGCCGCCTCGTACGTGACCAGGCGCGTGGCGTCTACGGCTACCAGCACTGA
- a CDS encoding serine/threonine-protein kinase, giving the protein MARNIGSRYTAHQILGRGSAGTVWLGEGPEGPVAIKLLREDLASDQELVGRFVQERTALLGLGHPHVVAVRDLVVDGTDLALVMDLVRGTDLRTRLDRERRLAPEAAVAIVADVADGLAAAHRAGVVHRDVKPENILLDMEGPAGPGGSHPALLTDFGVAKLIDTPRRTKATKIIGTPDYLAPEIVEGLPPRAAVDIYALATVLYELLAGFTPFGGGHPGAVLRRHVTETVVPLPGIPEELWQLLVQCLAKAPASRLRASELAAGLRALLPLLSGIPPLDVDEPDTEEPQAYDEQPYAPVPEEPRRRGAVPLVPGSSPDSNRDTHTSMRVPGPDELAGGPLGTARAPRAPGRPRPGSARNRSAAVRKRRITLGVAVVALCAALGVGGWLAMGGDDTGTPPEDTRNSAPATP; this is encoded by the coding sequence TTGGCACGGAATATCGGCAGCCGGTACACCGCGCACCAGATCCTGGGGCGTGGCAGCGCAGGCACGGTGTGGCTCGGTGAGGGGCCCGAGGGCCCGGTCGCCATCAAGCTGCTCCGCGAGGACCTCGCGTCCGACCAGGAGCTCGTGGGCCGCTTCGTGCAGGAACGCACCGCGCTGCTCGGACTCGGCCACCCGCACGTCGTCGCCGTCCGCGACCTCGTGGTGGACGGCACCGACCTGGCCCTGGTGATGGACCTCGTACGGGGCACCGACCTGCGCACCCGCCTGGACCGGGAGCGCCGCCTGGCACCCGAGGCCGCGGTGGCGATCGTCGCGGACGTCGCCGACGGCCTCGCCGCCGCGCACCGCGCCGGAGTCGTGCACCGCGACGTCAAGCCGGAGAACATCCTGCTCGACATGGAGGGCCCGGCGGGCCCCGGCGGCTCGCACCCCGCCCTGCTGACCGACTTCGGCGTCGCCAAGCTGATCGACACCCCTCGGCGCACGAAGGCCACCAAGATCATCGGCACGCCGGACTACCTGGCTCCCGAGATCGTCGAAGGGCTCCCGCCACGCGCCGCCGTGGACATCTACGCCCTCGCGACCGTGCTCTACGAGCTCCTCGCGGGCTTCACCCCCTTCGGAGGCGGACACCCCGGGGCGGTCCTGCGCCGCCACGTGACCGAGACCGTCGTGCCGCTGCCGGGCATCCCCGAGGAACTCTGGCAGCTCCTGGTCCAGTGCCTGGCCAAGGCCCCCGCCTCCCGCCTGCGCGCGTCCGAGCTCGCCGCCGGACTCCGCGCGCTGCTCCCGCTCCTGTCGGGGATACCGCCGCTCGACGTCGACGAGCCGGACACCGAGGAACCGCAGGCCTACGACGAACAGCCGTACGCGCCGGTCCCCGAGGAGCCGCGCCGTCGCGGTGCTGTCCCGCTGGTGCCCGGGTCGAGCCCCGACTCCAACCGGGACACCCACACCAGCATGCGCGTCCCCGGGCCCGACGAACTGGCGGGCGGCCCCCTCGGTACCGCCCGTGCCCCGCGTGCCCCCGGCCGCCCCCGCCCCGGTTCGGCCCGGAACAGGTCGGCGGCCGTCCGCAAGCGCAGGATCACCCTCGGTGTCGCCGTGGTCGCCCTGTGCGCGGCCCTGGGAGTCGGGGGCTGGCTGGCCATGGGCGGCGACGACACCGGGACGCCCCCCGAGGACACCCGGAATTCGGCGCCGGCGACTCCCTGA